The Cuculus canorus isolate bCucCan1 chromosome 5, bCucCan1.pri, whole genome shotgun sequence genome window below encodes:
- the NKX2-1 gene encoding homeobox protein Nkx-2.1 isoform X1: MLHALNSWRSNCACAAEGRRIMSMSPKHTTPFSVSDILSPLEESYKKVGMEGSNLGAPLSAYRQSQVSQPAMQQHPMGHNGTVTAAYHMTAAGVPQLSHATMGGYCNGNLGNMSELPPYQDTMRNSASATGWYGTNPDPRFSSISRFMAPSSGMNMGGMGSLGSLGDVSKSMAPLQSTPRRKRRVLFSQAQVYELERRFKQQKYLSAPEREHLASMIHLTPTQVKIWFQNHRYKMKRQAKDKAAQQQMQQENGSCQQQQSPRRVAVPVLVKDGKPCQAGSNTPTAAIQSHQQQAATTIAVATNGNSLGQHQSHQTNSAGQSPDMGQHSTSPSSLQSQVSSLSHLNSSTSDYGTAMSCSTLLYGRTW; the protein is encoded by the exons ATGCTCCACGCCCTGAACAGCTGGAGGAGCAACTGTGCGTGTGCTGCGGAGGG ccGCCGAATCATGTCGATGAGCCCAAAGCATACGACTCCTTTCTCAGTGTCTGACATCTTGAGTCCTTTGGAGGAAAGCTACAAGAAAGTGGGCATGGAGGGCAGTAACTTGGGGGCTCCCCTGTCAGCCTACAGACAGTCTCAGGTTTCGCAGCCGGCCATGCAGCAGCACCCCATGGGCCACAACGGAACGGTGACTGCCGCCTACCATATGACAGCGGCAGGGGTCCCCCAGCTCTCCCATGCTACCATGGGGGGCTACTGCAACGGGAACCTGGGCAACATGAGCGAGCTCCCGCCTTACCAGGACACCATGCGGAACAGCGCTTCGGCCACAGGATGGTACGGCACCAACCCGGACCCCCGCTTCTCCTCAA TCTCCCGCTTCATGGCGCCGTCCTCGGGCATGAACATGGGCGGCATGGGCAGCCTCGGCTCCCTGGGAGACGTGAGCAAGAGCATGGCCCCGCTCCAGAGCACGCCGCGGAGGAAACGGAGGGTCCTTTTTTCCCAGGCCCAGGTTTACGAGCTGGAGAGACGTTTCAAGCAGCAGAAATACCTCTCCGCCCCGGAGAGGGAACATTTAGCCAGCATGATACATCTCACCCCGACTCAGGTCAAAATCTGGTTCCAGAACCACCGCTACAAGATGAAACGCCAAGCCAAAGACAAGGCTGCGCAGCAGCAGATGCAACAGGAGAACGGCtcttgccagcagcagcagtctcCCAGAAGGGTGGCGGTGCCAGTGCTTGTGAAGGATGGCAAGCCCTGCCAAGCAGGCTCCAACACACCCACGGCAGCTATCCAGAGCCACCAGCAGCAGGCGGCTACAACGATCGCAGTGGCTACCAATGGCAACAGCCTCGGACAGCATCAGAGCCACCAGACAAACAGTGCGGGGCAGTCTCCAGACATGGGACAGCACTCGACCAGcccttcctctctgcagagccaAGTCTCCAGTTTGTCTCACCTAAACTCTTCTACTTCTGACTATGGCACTGCCATGTCTTGCTCCACCTTGCTATACGGTAGGACCTGGTGA
- the NKX2-1 gene encoding homeobox protein Nkx-2.1 isoform X2 gives MSMSPKHTTPFSVSDILSPLEESYKKVGMEGSNLGAPLSAYRQSQVSQPAMQQHPMGHNGTVTAAYHMTAAGVPQLSHATMGGYCNGNLGNMSELPPYQDTMRNSASATGWYGTNPDPRFSSISRFMAPSSGMNMGGMGSLGSLGDVSKSMAPLQSTPRRKRRVLFSQAQVYELERRFKQQKYLSAPEREHLASMIHLTPTQVKIWFQNHRYKMKRQAKDKAAQQQMQQENGSCQQQQSPRRVAVPVLVKDGKPCQAGSNTPTAAIQSHQQQAATTIAVATNGNSLGQHQSHQTNSAGQSPDMGQHSTSPSSLQSQVSSLSHLNSSTSDYGTAMSCSTLLYGRTW, from the exons ATGTCGATGAGCCCAAAGCATACGACTCCTTTCTCAGTGTCTGACATCTTGAGTCCTTTGGAGGAAAGCTACAAGAAAGTGGGCATGGAGGGCAGTAACTTGGGGGCTCCCCTGTCAGCCTACAGACAGTCTCAGGTTTCGCAGCCGGCCATGCAGCAGCACCCCATGGGCCACAACGGAACGGTGACTGCCGCCTACCATATGACAGCGGCAGGGGTCCCCCAGCTCTCCCATGCTACCATGGGGGGCTACTGCAACGGGAACCTGGGCAACATGAGCGAGCTCCCGCCTTACCAGGACACCATGCGGAACAGCGCTTCGGCCACAGGATGGTACGGCACCAACCCGGACCCCCGCTTCTCCTCAA TCTCCCGCTTCATGGCGCCGTCCTCGGGCATGAACATGGGCGGCATGGGCAGCCTCGGCTCCCTGGGAGACGTGAGCAAGAGCATGGCCCCGCTCCAGAGCACGCCGCGGAGGAAACGGAGGGTCCTTTTTTCCCAGGCCCAGGTTTACGAGCTGGAGAGACGTTTCAAGCAGCAGAAATACCTCTCCGCCCCGGAGAGGGAACATTTAGCCAGCATGATACATCTCACCCCGACTCAGGTCAAAATCTGGTTCCAGAACCACCGCTACAAGATGAAACGCCAAGCCAAAGACAAGGCTGCGCAGCAGCAGATGCAACAGGAGAACGGCtcttgccagcagcagcagtctcCCAGAAGGGTGGCGGTGCCAGTGCTTGTGAAGGATGGCAAGCCCTGCCAAGCAGGCTCCAACACACCCACGGCAGCTATCCAGAGCCACCAGCAGCAGGCGGCTACAACGATCGCAGTGGCTACCAATGGCAACAGCCTCGGACAGCATCAGAGCCACCAGACAAACAGTGCGGGGCAGTCTCCAGACATGGGACAGCACTCGACCAGcccttcctctctgcagagccaAGTCTCCAGTTTGTCTCACCTAAACTCTTCTACTTCTGACTATGGCACTGCCATGTCTTGCTCCACCTTGCTATACGGTAGGACCTGGTGA